From the Manis javanica isolate MJ-LG chromosome 11, MJ_LKY, whole genome shotgun sequence genome, one window contains:
- the LOC108390299 gene encoding LOW QUALITY PROTEIN: olfactory receptor 5G25-like (The sequence of the model RefSeq protein was modified relative to this genomic sequence to represent the inferred CDS: inserted 3 bases in 2 codons; deleted 1 base in 1 codon) yields MDYGNQTLVTEFFLMGLTDRFPQQVXLFGIFLVVYLITVLGNLGIITLLWLDSRLYTPMYFFLSHLSFVDVCLSSVIGPKMLMDIFMEKKVISFFGCSAQLWFLGQCAVTECFLLASMAYDRYTAICKPLLYMLFMSQRVCVQLVVGPYGMGLISAMTHTTLAFHLSYCGPQIINHFFCDLLPVLSLACADTQVNKLVLFTLARALGVLSGMIISVSYVYILTAILRIRSAEGRRKAFSTCXSHLTAVSILYGTLFFIYVRPSSSFSLDINKVVSVFYTAMIHMLNPLIYSLRNKEVKDSFRRTFERKKFLVGR; encoded by the exons ATGGATTATGGAAATCAAACTTTGGTGACTGAATTTTTCCTCATGGGCTTAACTGATCGCTTTCCGCAGCAGGT GCTCTTTGGGATATTTCTCGTGGTTTATCTCATCACTGTTCTGGGAAACCTGGGGATCATCACCCTCCTTTGGCTGGATTCCCGACTCTACACCCCCATGTATTTTTTCCTCAGTCACTTGTCTTTTGTGGATGTCTGCTTGTCTTCCGTCATTGGTCCCAAGATGTTGATGGACATCTTTATGGAGAAGAAAGTAATCTCTTTCTTTGGTTGTTCTGCCCAGTTATGGTTTCTTGGTCAGTGTGCAGTGACT GAGTGTTTCCTCCTGGCTTCCATGGCATATGATAGGTACACAGCCATCTGTAAGCCATTGTTGTACATGCTCTTTATGTCCCAGCGGGTCTGTGTGCAGCTGGTGGTCGGGCCCTATGGCATGGGTCTCATAAGTGCCATGACCCATACAACACTTGCCTTTCACCTGTCTTACTGTGGCCCCCAAATCATCAATCACTTTTTCTGTGACCTTCTTCCTGTTCTCTCCCTGGCATGTGCAGACACCCAGGTCAATAAACTTGTACTGTTTACCTTGGCTAGAGCTCTAGGAGTGCTCAGTGGTATGATCATCTCAGTTTCCTACGTTTACATCCTCACTGCCATCCTGAGGATACGCTCAGCCGAGGGGAGGcgcaaggccttctccacct tctcACACCTGACGGCCGTCTCCATCCTTTATGGGACACTCTTCTTTATCTATGTACGTCCGAGTTCTAGTTTCTCCCTGGACATCAATAAAGTAGTTTCTGTATTTTACACAGCCATGATTCACATGTTAAATCCCCTTATCTACAGCCTGAGAAACAAGGAAGTCAAGGATTCATTCAGAAGGACGTTTGAAAGGAAGAAGTTTCTTGTGGGTAGATAG